Within Salvia splendens isolate huo1 chromosome 21, SspV2, whole genome shotgun sequence, the genomic segment AACCACTAGCTAGAAACCAGGTCCTctaatttgattaatttcttcatcttcttgatcATCAAGTTTCATAATATTTAGGAGTAGTAAATAAATTCACTAGATTTGTCAATCTAATGAATTATGTAAGTGAGCACCAAAGCGAGGAACATTAGAACGTATGCGACACCTTGATCTATTGTTGTACCTATAAAAGCAtcaacataaattaataattaataattaataataataacttaTATTCATTAGAGTAGAGTGTTataccaaaatgaaaaattggaCAGTTTTTTGGTAAACGGAAGGAATATACGAAAGTCATACCATCGTTGGTGGTTGGAGGCGTCGCACTGGCGGTGGCAACGGTGGTGGCTAACGCCATCACCATTATGACAACCAATGCTTTGCTAATCATCTCCATTTTTCTGGCCCTCTGGTTTTTTGTTGTTGCTTCTGTTTAGCTTCTCCTCTGCGTTAGGAGAAGGAAGACGGCGGCCTTATCGagccagagagagagagaatcatAAAATCACGATCTCTTCTCTCTTCCTTTCTGCAGAGGAATTTCGAACGATTTCTCTCCTTGATGTGAACTTCTTACATCTCCacacatttatttatatttatatatatatacatgctaCAGTTATTTCGGTTATAAGCAGTTGTTGAATTGCTTGGATCTCGTAAAATCTGTTTACTAGATTTAAGGTGGATCTGTAATTTTTGTATGGTTCTTTCATGTGAGAGATTTAAAGCAAGATTTCCACAAATATGCTCAAAGCCATTcatttacacacacacacacacacactccaAAAAGGACCTCGTCATCTTATTAGATCACACTTTCAATACTAACGCTAGGAAGTAGAAATATTGATAAGCATGATATTTCAGCGAGGCCAAAGGAAAGCACCCATAGCAAACTTCCTCTTATGATCATCTGTCCCGATCACCGGAAGCCCATACTGCAAGAGGAGGCGGTCGAGCTTCCATTCAGGCATCGACTTATAGTCCTCCGCCGTGTATTTGGGATAGTGCAGAGGCATCTGAAAGAAACCACCACTTGAACTCACTCTTTCCGGCAGTTGACGAGGCAGCTCCGAGCACTCCATTTCCCTTTCTTCTCTGCTCAAGCTAACCTCTGCTGCcctctttatatatatatatatatatacaaggttttgcgtgtgtgtgtgtctcATTGGATTAATTAGTCAAATAAAAATGGTGGGATCAGAGAATCCTCAGAAAATATTCTTGTGTAAGTGAATTAGTCCCCAATCTTACAAACGTGTACCTCATAAAAATATGACAGCATACATTATTGGATGTTAGGTGGGATTGCAAGACTAAATCTTGACAACTAATACGATTATATgtcacaaaaaaataaacacaattcAATACCATTGGCCTCAAGATTAGGCCTAATCCCATTAGCTTCATATAACCCTAATAAATCTTGAATAGGCCCATGTCATGGCACATAATTCACTATCAGACTAACCAAAAACACTAAAAGAGGCATTATATACATTGAAGATTACCAAAAACCTGAGTTTTCAAATAGAGTGGATGCAACCGCTTCGTGTAATCTTGTTCAAGCCAGTCAGTTGAAAGAAGGGATCctcttcattcttgtagatttCGAACAACTGTTTAGAGTAGTGATTTGCCAATTTCCGGCACTGCTCAACACCCCTTTGATTGAAGTTCCGGAGCTGTCGCACTTTCTTGTTCATGTCAGTGAGGGGATCGCCATCAGTAAGAAATTCAGCTAAGGCACTGCCACTGTGAAggttagagaaaaaaaaatgtaacatGTAAGGATCATACTTTTACCAATTGAACACAGCAAAAAGTGATAGTCTCGATTTGAATGTAGAGTAGCTCTTAAAAAAGAACTGCATGCATATGATACAAGGATAATGGAGTGCAAAAGTAAGGGCATGACACTCAGCAAAAACTCACCTTGATGCATGAGTGTGGCTAAACCCTCGTCCATTGCGAACTATGGCTGCTTTAGCAGATTGCTCGTAAGATGTTTGCTGGCAATACAGTGCACAAACCGCCTTCATACACAGTTCAGCCGACTTGCCAAAATCGGCAAGCATATCTGATTCAAACTGGTTTCCCTAGATCACCCTGGTTTCCAGACCTCCTCGGAGAACATTTACCTCTAACACTGTTATCTTTCCTATCTCCCACCCTCAGCGAACGTCGTCTGGGAGTGACTTTTCTGAGATTGTTCTTAGAACAAGAATCATTAACAAATCTTCTCCTGTGCTGAGTATCAGGACGGTGTGCCAGTTTAGAAAGTGGGATACTATCATCACTTTCACTCTCACTAGTAACAATTTGAGCACTCCTAAATTTCCTCCTTTTATGCATCCGAAATGGTTGTCCAGCAGTAGAGCAGTTAGTTTCCTCTTCATCGCTCTGATGTTCAGCAGTTGGCTCATGCATATTTTTCGAGGGCAACTCCGCTCCATCATCAGATTCTAATACAACAACGCTTGACCTCTGGACCTTCCTCCTTTTGTTGCAATCAACATCAGGTAAAGATACATGGACAATGTCAAGATCATCGTCGCTGTCATCAACATAGATAGGTTCAAGACGTGGCCAACAGCCAAGGGTCGAGGGAGAATGATTCTGTAGCGGACTCTATTCCACAGTAAAGTCTAGGCATGTTTTAACTCTTGATTTGAAAATACATTTCTGACCTCCCTTTGATCCATCCGTATATGCATAACGATAAGACGGGTAGCTAACTGGTGGTGTGCCTGCCAAAGAGGATCAACCATGAGCCCATACCATGTATCTAAATGAAAAATGAACAgcaaatgaaataatttaatcCTCCATTGGTCCCAGCAATAATAAGGAAGATATAATAATATCTctacaacataacaatttaTAACTTTTCACTTCCCATGCATATATCGATCCAATTTCTACCAGAAACATCAAATCACACACAAACAAATAGATACAACttcattttcataattttacAGAGCACCTGAGGCTTACCACAATTTACTTGATTGTCAGTTGCAGCCCCACCTTCTACATTAAATCCAGATAGTGAACCACCTTGATGATCATCCATCTTCCCCGAACACATCTCTTGCCAGTCTAGACCCTCCTTCGTtgttccaacggctagtttcttcTCCAACTCCATCACTCGAGCCTCTATTTCTTTACATTTTAACTTCCACAACTCGAGGTCACTTTCAGATTTTCTCTTCTCACACACCAAATCCTTATTCTCATTCATCAAAACTGCAAACTTTTCCTTCTCCGCACCATCTCGAATGATCTTTTCAAGATCTTCATTCTTCTGTTTCAACTTTTTAACCTCATCCCGAAATTCGATATTTTCTAGTTCCATAAAGCCAGCCTTAAGCCCTAGACGGTCAATCACAGTGTCTTTCATTCCAATATCTGATTCCAGAAATGCACATTTTTCGTTggcttttttaattttatcttgCAAATCAAAACATCCAATGCAATCCCCGTACTCTCTCTTCAAACCTACTCCACTACTAAAACAGTTCCCAGTTTCCTGGTCTTCCAATTTTATCCCCTTATCGGCTTCCATACTCGCATTTGAGTCCCAAAACCTAATTTCAAGAAACACAAAATAACgataaaaaaaaaggataatCACAATATCAATACTCAAAATAAAACATGTGAAAATACGGAACCAAGCAAAAAACAACATATTGCGACGGAGAAATAGAAAAACCGCAGGGTTTAAAGAGGTTTATGCGTAAATTCAgtgtttacaaaaaaaattggaaaatacaTAAACGAGCATAAAAAGAAATCGCCAAAGATATGGAAGGTTCATTGCCGATTGAACTTACAAGAATCAGCGGAGATGCAAGAGTGAGGCGAAACGTCTGCAGACGTCGTTTGTCCTAAACTTACGGGTTGGGCCGAACTTCAAACCGCATTTAAAGCATGTTCCTGCAACGATATGCTTCTTGTACTCCTCCGAtcttatttatatttcaaaaacgCCGCTAAGGTCAAACGCAAGATGACACTGCGGCATGTGTAGCAATACATGAGATTACTCAATACAAGTGAAAGAGACGACAAAGACTGTTGAGTCACTGACTTGGTGAAGTTCAATGAACTGTACCTGGGTAGAGATCGAGCTATATGGGGGataggatcccctgctgtgctgaaatgcacagcaggggctgctgcctcaaacattcaattaaaataataatttattaatttaattaaattatttaattaaattgattatt encodes:
- the LOC121785530 gene encoding uncharacterized protein LOC121785530, yielding MEADKGIKLEDQETGNCFSSGVGLKREYGDCIGCFDLQDKIKKANEKCAFLESDIGMKDTVIDRLGLKAGFMELENIEFRDEVKKLKQKNEDLEKIIRDGAEKEKFAVLMNENKDLVCEKRKSESDLELWKLKCKEIEARVMELEKKLAVGTTKEGLDWQEMCSGKMDDHQGGSLSGFNVEGGAATDNQVNCGTPPVSYPSYRYAYTDGSKGATMILTLSMYLYLMLIATKGGRSRGQALLY